GATCACCATCATCGGCTCGATGGCGGTCCTGTCGACGTTCGAGCCCGCGATGCGGCTGCTGGCTGCGCGCGCGGTCGACGGGGGCGCGATGATCACCGACCGGTTCGGGCTGGAGGACTTCGAACAGGCGCTCGACCGGGTGCGGGCACGCGGCGGGCTGAAGGTGCAGGTGCAGCCGGACAAGTAGGGCCGGTCGTCAGGCGCCGGCACCGGCCAGGTTGAGGCCGATCACACCCGCGACGACGAGCACGATCGAGATCACCTTGACCGTGGAGACGGTCTCGCCGAGAACCGCCATTCCGATGATCGCCGTGCCGGCGGCGCCGATCCCGGTCCATGCGGCGTAGGCAGGGCCGACCTCGAGGCCTTTCAACGCGATGGTGAGCAGCCCGAAGCTGATCAGGGCACAGGCGGCGAACCCGACGGTCGGCCACAGCCGCGACATCCCGTGGCTCTGCTTGAGGAAGACCGCGAATCCGGTTTCGAACAGTCCGGCGAGGCCGAGCAGTGTCCAGTCCATCGCGGTGCCCCTCCGTCGAGCCTCACGGACCATGTCGATCACGGTAGCGGGCGGTCGAGGGGTTCTTCCCCCGAAAAGCGACCGCGGCCCCGCCCGAAATCTCTTCAGGGCGGGGCCGCGATCGTTCGACCGGTCCGTCAGCCGCCTCTCGGCGAGTGGCCGCTCGTAGCGGCAATATGGTGAGGCCCGGGGGCATGAAACGGGCCGGCCAGCGAGCACAACCGGCACCCCCCGGGGATCATTCCCGGGTCGCGGAAGTCACGTCGGATCACCGGGAGTGCACTGTGCGCGACCGCGTGAGCGGAGCCACACGTGCTAGCTGGTTGCTTGCAGGAGCTAGCACCACGGGCTACCGTGGCGGTGAGTGCAGCTACGGACCACACGCGGAGGGGGTGCGACGTGCCCGGATTGTCAGTGGGCGACGTGGGCGACTACATCCGCGAACAACGCCGTACGGCGCAGGTGTCACTGCGTCAGCTCGCCAAGCTCGCCGGGGTGAGTAACCCCTATCTCAGCCAGATCGAGCGGGGGCTGCGCCGCCCGAGTGCGGAGATCCTGCAGCAGATCGCCAAGGGCCTGCGGATCTCTGCCGAGACGCTCTACCTGCAAGCCGGGATCCTCGAGGAGCGCGACGGAGATCTCGAGGTGATCGCCGCGATCCTGCGGGACACCCGGATCTCCGAGCGGCAGCGGCAGGTCCTGGTGGAGATCTACGAATCGTTCTGCCGCGAAAACCTCGCGACCGTCCAGACAACGATGGCGGGATCACCGCCAGATGAGAAGGAGATCGACGATGTCGCTCACCACTGATGCCCGCAAGGCCGGCGAGGCCATGGTCGCCCAGGGCAGGGCAGCCATCGGTGACGCCCGCAAGCCGTTCTACGCCTGGGTCGGTGCCTCCGACCTGGCCTTCAAGCGCATCGCCGCCATCCAGACCGAGGCGCAGGTGCGGGCGAAGCGACTGCAGGAGGCGGCCGGCGACCTGCCGGACAAGGCGCAGCAGATCACCCCGGCCGGCGTGCGGGCCGTCGCCGAGGCCTACGGCGAGCAGGCCAAGGACGCCTACGACTACTTCGCCCGGCGCGGCGCGCAGGTCGTGGCGCAGGTACGCCGCAGCCCCGATGCCCGCCGCACCGAGGCCCGCTTCGAGCAGGTCATGGACGACGTCGACGCGACCGCCGAGACCGCGAAGGACAAGACCCACAAGGCCAGCGCGTCGGCGCGGCGTACGGGTCGGGCGGCCACGGCCCGCAAGAGCGCTCCGCGGCGAAGCGGCTCGACCACCAAGTCGACGACGTCCAAGTCGACGACGACCAAGTCGACGACCAGCAAGCCCAGCGACAGCTGAGCAGACGGCGTCGATCCCCCCGGAGCGAGAGGTTCCGGGGGGATCGTCGGTCGATCAGGGTCAGTAGGTGCCGTTGCCTCCGGTCGAGGACGGACTCGGCGCGGGCGCTGCGGCCCCGCCGCCGACCACTGCGGCCTGCCAGCTGAACGCGGTGCCGTTGAAGTTGTCGTGGGCGCCGTTGCCCTTGGCCTGACCGGCCGAGGTGTCGAGCTTGAACGTGTAGAGCGGCTTTCCGCCGTACGCCAGTTGCATCTTCCCGCTGTCCGGCCGCTTCACGGTCGTGAGGTGCCCGGTCACGCCGTTGGGCAGGGTGATCGTGCTGCTCGAGGTCGTCAGCGGAATCCATACGGCGACGCACGAGCCGGTGCAGTGGATCATCGCGGCCGAGTCCTGCTTGGCGGTGTAGAGCGTGCGCCCGGCCGAGGTCACCAGCACCTTGCCGGCTCCGGGGACCGTCCGTACCGCGACGATCGAGTGGGTCTTGGGCGTGGCCGCACCGGCGTTGGACTGCCCGCTGCTCGACGTGCTCGTCCCGCAGGCCGCGAGGAGGCCGGCACCGGCGACCACGGCGGAGATCGGAATGATCCACCGCAGTGCCCGCCGTCCCCGGCGCGGGCCCGGATCAATGGGCTGCCCGGTCGTTGCTATGTGCTCATCTTCGTGACGCGAATTCATGGTGGATCCCCCGATTGCCGGCCCGTCGGTTCAGGCCGCTTCACTCCATGTCACGGTCTGCGCGGGCGTCGGGTTCACCGCCCGGCCCGGACGGTGCCGCTCGGGAGCGGCGCGGTGCGCGGGGACGCCGTACCCTGATCCGGTGGGCAATCTCTCCGGTTCTCTGATGACCGTGGTCCAGTTGGCGTGCATGGCGCTGCAGCTGTGGGCGCTGATCGACTGCGCCACCCGGAAGACCCCGGCCTTCGTCGCCGCCAACAAGCTGAGCAAGCCGGCCTGGCTGGGGATCACCGCCGTGGCCGCTCTGATCGTGTTCTTCTTCGGCTTCCTGAGCTTCTTCGGCATCGCCGGGCTGATCGGCTCGATCGTCTATCTGGTCGACGTGCGGCCCGCGGTCCGGGAGATCCAGAGCGGCGGCGGCCCCGGCCGCTGGTAGCTCCGTCCTAAGGTGGCCGAATGGCCAGCGATCTGCACGGACGCACCCACCGGCTCGAGCTCGCCGATCAGACCCTGCGGGAGTGGGACGCGACGGTCCAGGCCGCCGATCCCGACGTCGGCATCGTGCTCGACCGCTCGGCGTTCTATCCCGGCGGCGGCGGGCAACCCCCTGACCACGGTGTCCTGATCTGGGGCGGGGTGCAGACCCGCATCGTCGGCATGCGCAAGGGCGACGACCTCTACCTCCTTCCGCAGGAGGGTGACCCGGTCCCGCCGGCGGGCACCACGGTGCGGGGCGCCGTCGAGGATGACCGGCGTACCGCTCTGATGCGCACCCATTCCGCGCTGCACCTGCTCTCCGGCGTCGTCTTCCGCGACTTCGGCGCATTGGTGACCGGCGGGAACATGGAACCGCTGACCGCCCGGATGGACTTCAACCTCCCCGACGTCCCCGCGGAGTTCAAGGACCGGATCGCGGCGGCCTGCGCGGCGGAGGTCGCCGCCGACCGGCGGATCGACGTCGCGACCCTGCCGCGCGAGCAGGCCTTCACGATCCCCGACATCATCCGCACCGCGACCAACCTGCTGCCGCCCGACCTCGCCGAGGTGCGGATCGTCGACATCGTCGGGCTCGACACCCAGGCCGACGGTGGCACCCACGTCGCCTCGACGAAGTTCATCGGCGGCATCGAGGTGGCGAAGGTCGAGAACAAGGGCAAGGGCTTCCGCCGGTTGCGGGTCCGCATCATCGACTGACCGGGTCGCGGCCGCGGGCCCCGTGCAGGGCAAGTCCCGCGACGATCAGCTGCGCGACGAAGAGCCACTGGTTGAGGAACGTCTGCTTGTTCACCAGGTCGAAGAAGGCGAAGACGACGGCGCCGGCGATGAGCAGACCGCCCGCGGTGCGGGGCGCCCGGGCGAACACGATCACGTAGCCGACCAGCAGTGCCACCAGCAGCACCGGAACGTGTACGGCGGACGGGATCCAGTGCCACACCGACAGCGAGGTCCCGCGCGGGGCGATGTGGAGGAAGAAGTCGACGGTGCAGGTCTGGAACCGGCCGTAGTTCAGGAGCAGCCACGGGGCGGTGATCGCCGCGGCCCCGCCGACCGCGGCGATCGTGCGGCGCGGGCCGACCCCCGGCCACATCCAGAACAACGGCAGCAGCAGCACCAGGTGCTGCTTGGTCGCCAGGCCGACGGCGAGGGGGAGCACCGCCCACCATCCCCGGCCAGCGTCGATCAGGACGGCGGCGATGACGAGCGCCCCGAGCAGCAGGGTCTCGTTCCAGGCCTGCTGGACGTCGTACAGCGCGCCGGGCAGCACCCCGAGCAGCAGCGCGAGCGCGATCCAACGCGGGTCGCGGCGGGCGGTGCCGCGCACCCGTACGGCGAGGACGATCACCGCGGCGAGCATCGACGCCGCCTCGACCCACCGCACGTCGCCGATCAGCCGGCCCGGGATGGGCAGCAGGAAGGTCGCCGGTAGGTAGTTGAAGCAGCCGGAGGTCTGCCCGGGCGGCACGCCGGAGAAGTGCAGCACGTAGGGGTTCATCCCGTGCACCACGGCGAGGGACGACTGCTGCAGGATCACCCAGACGTCGATGATCGGCGAACCGCCGGCGACGACCAACGCGTAGGAGACCCCGATCAGCGCGACCGCGGCGACCACGACGGCCGCCCGCGCCCGGAGCAGAGTGGCCGCGGCGACCACGGTGGCCGCGATACCGAACCCCACCGCGACCCGCAGGACGGTGTTGCCGTGCACGTTGTCCAGCGGCGGTTTGACGGCCTGGACGACGATGCAGACGAGGTAGGCGACCGCGATCGCCCATCGGTGCGGGCGCAGTGCCGTGCCGCCGCGCACCAGCCCCACCGACACGATGAGAACCAGCGCGATCAGCACGGCGGCGCCGGCCTGCGTGTA
This DNA window, taken from Mycobacteriales bacterium, encodes the following:
- a CDS encoding helix-turn-helix transcriptional regulator, with the protein product MSAATDHTRRGCDVPGLSVGDVGDYIREQRRTAQVSLRQLAKLAGVSNPYLSQIERGLRRPSAEILQQIAKGLRISAETLYLQAGILEERDGDLEVIAAILRDTRISERQRQVLVEIYESFCRENLATVQTTMAGSPPDEKEIDDVAHH
- a CDS encoding multidrug efflux SMR transporter, with protein sequence MVREARRRGTAMDWTLLGLAGLFETGFAVFLKQSHGMSRLWPTVGFAACALISFGLLTIALKGLEVGPAYAAWTGIGAAGTAIIGMAVLGETVSTVKVISIVLVVAGVIGLNLAGAGA
- a CDS encoding DUF2516 family protein, whose translation is MGNLSGSLMTVVQLACMALQLWALIDCATRKTPAFVAANKLSKPAWLGITAVAALIVFFFGFLSFFGIAGLIGSIVYLVDVRPAVREIQSGGGPGRW
- a CDS encoding alanyl-tRNA editing protein; this translates as MASDLHGRTHRLELADQTLREWDATVQAADPDVGIVLDRSAFYPGGGGQPPDHGVLIWGGVQTRIVGMRKGDDLYLLPQEGDPVPPAGTTVRGAVEDDRRTALMRTHSALHLLSGVVFRDFGALVTGGNMEPLTARMDFNLPDVPAEFKDRIAAACAAEVAADRRIDVATLPREQAFTIPDIIRTATNLLPPDLAEVRIVDIVGLDTQADGGTHVASTKFIGGIEVAKVENKGKGFRRLRVRIID